Below is a window of Yersinia kristensenii DNA.
AGTGCCACCACCGATAATAACAATCCTATTGAGCATTTAATCTTACCCCATTAGACCAAGATAAAAATCCTCCTATATCTATAATGTCTGCATCAATTATGAATAGCCATGAGTCGCATCAGAATAAATAAGGAATATTAATTAATCAAATCCATGAGATATTAATTGTAGTAATAAAAAATTAGACGACAAATAATATTTCGTGATGAGCATCACACCATTAAAATTAACATATAAGAAACATTTATGTAACGCAAGGGGATTATATAAATTTAAAGTAGTTATAATTAACCAGATGACTTTCTCGCTACATTACAGGTATAAAAAAACCCGCCGCAGCGGGTTTTCCATCAACTTTAATCAAAGCTAAAGCACAGTAATTACTGGCCTTTGACTTCTTTCAGACCGTTGAATGGTGCGCGGTCACCCAGCGCTTCTTCGATACGGATCAGTTGGTTATATTTAGCAACACGGTCAGAACGGCTCATAGAACCTGTTTTGATTTGACCAGCAGCAGTACCGACTGCCAGATCGGCAATGGTTGCGTCTTCGGTTTCGCCTGAACGGTGAGAGATAACCGCGGTGTAACCTGCATCTTTCGCCATCTTGATAGCAGCCAGAGTTTCGGTCAGAGAACCGATCTGGTTGAATTTAATCAGGATAGAGTTAGCAACACCTTTTTCGATACCTTCTTTCAGGATCTTGGTGTTGGTTACGAACAGATCGTCACCAACCAACTGGATTTTGTCACCCAGAACTTCGGTCTGGTATTTGAAGCCAGCCCAGTCAGATTCGTCCAGACCGTCTTCAATAGAAACGATTGGGTACTGTTTGGTCAGATCTTCCAGGAAGTGAGTGAACTCTTCAGAAGTGAACGCTTTGTTACCTTCGCCAGCCAGAACATATTTGCCATCTTTGTAGAACTCAGATGCTGCACAGTCCATCGCCAGAGTGACGTCTTTGCCCAACTCGTAGCCTGCCTGTTTTACCGCTTCAGCGATAACAGCCAGTGCTTCGGCGTTAGAACCCAAGTTAGGTGCATAACCACCTTCGTCGCCGACTGCAGTGCTCATGCCTTTGGATTTCAGAACTTTAGCCAAAGTATGGAACACTTCTGAACCGATGCGAACCGCTTCTTTCAGAGTTTTAGCGCCCACTGGCTGAATCATAAACTCTTGAATATCAACGTTATTATCAGCGTGTTCGCCACCATTGATGATGTTCATCATAGGCAGTGGCATAGAGAACTTGCCTGGGGTGCCATTCAGTTCAGCAATATGCTCGTACAAAGGCATGCCTTTAGATGCTGCTGCTGCTTTAGCCGCTGCCAGAGAAACAGCCAGAATGGCGTTAGCACCAAACTGTGATTTGTTCTCAGTACCGTCTAAATCGATCATGATTTTATCGATGTTAGCCTGGTCTTTAGCATCTTTACCGATAACTGCCTGAGCAATTGGGCCATTTACTGCTGCAACGGCTTTCAGAACGCCTTTGCCCAGGAAACGGGATTTGTCACCGTCACGCAGTTCCAGTGCTTCACGGGAACCGGTAGATGCACCTGATGGTGCCGCAGCCAAACCAACAAAACCGCCTTCAAGATGAACTTCGGCTTCTACAGTTGGGTTACCACGGGAGTCGATGATTTCGCGACCGATGACTTTAACGATTTTGGACATTAGATTTTCCTCAGTACAAGTTAAACTAAAACTCCAGACAGAGGGGGCGACATCGCTGCCGCCCCTTCTACCAAATATTTTATTTCACCTGGCGCTTCTGATACTCACCAGCCGCTTTCACAAAGCCGGCAAACAACGGGTGACCATCACGTGGCGTCGAAGTAAATTCTGGATGGAACTGACAAGCCACAAACCACGGATGATTTGGCAACTCGATAATTTCCACCAGTTTGTTATCCGCAGAACGCCCTGCTACACGTAACCCGGCAGCTTCAATCTGCTTCAACAACATGTTGTTTACTTCATAGCGATGACGATGGCGCTCAACGATGGTCGGTTCGCCATACATCTGACGTACCAAGCTACCATCGGTCAGGTGACATTGCTGCCCACCCACACGCATGGTACCGCCCAAATCGCTCTCTTCCGTGCGTACTTCAACGTTGCCGTCTTCATCACGCCATTCGGTGATTAATGCAACCACCGGATACTTACAGTCTGGCACAAATTCTGTGGAGTTCGCGTTTTCCATCCCCGCCACATTGCGGGCAAACTCCATCAGTGCAACCTGCATACCCAGGCAAATGCCCAGATAAGGAATATTGTGTTCACGGGCATAACGTGCCGCCAGAACTTTGCCTTCCACACCACGGTAGCCGAAGCCGCCAGGAATGAGGATAGCATCCAATCCTTTCAGCATCTCTTCGCCGCGCGCCTCAACATCCTGTGAATCAATTAGCTTGATATTCACCGTCAGACGATTTTTCAGCCCACCGTGCTTCAAGGCTTCAATCACAGATTTATAGGCATCCGGCAGTTCTACATATTTGCCGATCATCCCAATGGTCACTTCGCCACCTGGATTCGACTCTTCGTATAATACCTGTTCCCATTCTGCGAGATTTGCTTCAGGACAAGTTAAGCTGAATCGTTTACAAATATAATCGTCAAGGCCCTGTGATTTCAATAGCCCTGGAATTTTATAAATGGAATCAACATCTTTTAGTGAGATAACCGCTTTTTCTGGCACATTACAGAATAATGCAATTTTAGCCCGTTCATTAGCAGGAACCGCGCGGTCAGAACGGCAAATCAGCACATCTGGCTGAATACCAATAGAAAGCAGCTCTTTTACCGAATGTTGCGTTGGCTTAGTTTTCACTTCGCCCGCAGCGGCGAGGTAAGGAACCAACGTCAGGTGCATGTAAAGCGTATGCTCGCGGCCAACATCAACCGCCATCTGACGAATAGCTTCAAGGAATGGTAAGGATTCGATATCGCCTACAGTACCGCCAATTTCAACCAAGACAACATCGTGGCCTTCGCCGCCTTCGATGATGCGTTCTTTGATAGCATTGGTGATATGAGGAATAACCTGAATAGTTGCACCCAGATAGTCGCCGCGACGTTCTTTGCGCAGAACTTCAGAGTAAATACGGCCAGTGGTGAAGTTGTTACGGCGAGTCATTTTAGTGCGAATGAAACGCTCGTAATGCCCTAAATCCAGATCGGTTTCAGCACCATCTTCGGTGACAAAAACTTCCCCGTGTTGTGTCGGGCTCATGGTGCCCGGATCCACGTTGATATACGGGTCCAGTTTCATGATGGTAACGTTGAGGCCACGGGCTTCAAGTATAGCCGCCAGAGAGGCTGCGGCAATGCCTTTACCCAGAGAGGATACGACCCCGCCGGTCACAAAAATATAATTAGTTGTCATGCTGAACCTGAGAGTTTAGGTTTAAAGACGATGGAAGAACCAAGACGGGAAAGTAGTATACCCGAACCTTGGTTTCGCTACAAACTATCTCCGCGCGAGTGGCCATTTTTGCCATTTTTACCGCGCGAAACATCGTCTTGCTATCCGTTATAATTCAATATATTAACGCAATTAAAACTCAACAACCATCCACCAAATGAATTAAAACACCTTACATTTCAGTTTCTTGCTGTTTAACTCCCTGCCAGGCAGATTCCATTTCATCCAGTGTCGCGCTCTCCATGGTTTTACCTGATGCTGTAACTATTTGTTCTACCTGACGAAAGCGACGTTCAAACTTGCGATTTGCTGCCTGTAAGGCATTTTCAGCTTTATGCCCTAAATGGCGAGATAAATTAACGGTGGCAAACAGTAAATCACCAATTTCCTCACCCAATTTTTCTTCATCCACCACAGCTTGTCGAGCTTCGAACATCACTTCATCGATCTCTTCGTAGACTTTATCGAGCACCGGCCCAAGAGTGTCCCAATCAAAGCCGACTGATGCACAGCGTTTCTGAATTTTATGCGCTTTCATCAGGGCTGGCAGGGCGTCGGGGATATCATCCAATGCCGAATACAAGGCTTTCTCCGCCCGCTCCTCAGCTTTACGCGATTCCCAGCCCGCCAATGCAGTATCACTGCTAATTATAGCGTCTGAAGCGTTTTGTGGCGCATCAGGGAACACATGGGGATGGCGGCGCACTAGTTTGTCGCTAATAGCATGACAAACATCATCGAAGGCAAACAGCCCTTGCTCCTGCCCCATCTGCGCATAAAACACCACCTGAAACAGCAAATCACCCAACTCGTCGCGAAGATCGTCGAAATCCTTGCGCTGAATCGCGTCAAGCACTTCATAAGTTTCTTCGAGCGTATAAGGTGCAATAGTGTCAAAAGTCTGCTTACGATCCCACGGGCAGCCATGCTCCGGATCACGCAAAGTACGCATAATATCCAGCAAACGTTGTAGCGCTAAGGCGGTAGAGTCAGTTGTGGGGTGATTTTGATTCATTATTTTCCGCTATAGTAAGTCGAGGCGTAGCGAGCGCAGCCAGTTTAGTTGCGGACTGCGCGCAGGGCTCCGGAATGTACTTGAGTACATGAGGAAGCCGAGCACAGCCCAAGGCTAAAATGGCAAAGCGCAGTAGCCGCCCAGATCAAAAAACTTAATTGCCGTGTAGCCGACGGGCGTCAATCACATCCGGCAACTGATTCAGCTTAGCCAGTACCCTACCCAGCACCTGTAGATTGTAAATCTCGATATCCATGTCGATGGTTGCCACCATCTTTTTGGTATCGCTACGGCTGGCGACGCCCAGCACATTGACTTTTTCGTTCGCCAAAATGGTGGTGATATCGCGTAGCAAACCACTACGATCATTGGCCGTGACTCGCACTACCAGTGAATAACCACTGGAATAACTTTCGCCCCAGACCGCATCGACAATCCGCTCAGGTGCATGGGATTGTAATTCAGCTAACTGCTCACAATCAGCACGGTGAATGGATATTCCCCGCCCTTGCGTAATAAAACCAATAATTTCATCGCCCGGAATAGGCTGGCAGCAACGAGCAATATGGTGCATCAGATTGCCGACACCTTCGACCACAATGCGCCCACTGTCTTTGCTGGCATTACGCGGCGCTGGCTGATGCTTATTATTCAGATGGCGTAAGGCCTCTAAATCTGCCTCTTCCGCCGTCGGCTTATTCAATTTGCCTTGCAGGAAGTTAACCATCTGATTCAGACGGATATCACCCCCACCAATAGCTGCCAGCACTTCATCCATAGAATTCATGTTGTAGCGCGGCACCAGCAGCTTCTCGGCCTCTTTCAAGCTGATATCCAGGTGCTCCAACTCGTCGTCCAACATCTGCCGACCAGCAAGAATATTCTTGTCTCTATCTTGTTTTCTAAACCAGTTATGAATCTTAGAACGCCCGCGGCTAGTCGTAACATAGCCGAGGTTAGGATTCAGCCAGTCACGACTTGGGTTAGGCTGCTTCTGAGTGATAATTTCAATCTGATCACCCATCTGTAACTGGTAAGTAAACGGCACTATCCGGCCACTAATTTTAGCCCCAATGCAGCGGTGGCCGACATCACTGTGGATATGGTAAGCAAAGTCTAGCGGTGTAGAACCGGCGGGTAAATCAATGACATCACCTTTAGGCGTGAACACATATACGCGGTCGTCAAATACCTGACTGCGCACTTCATCCAGCATTTCGCCGGAATCCGCCATTTCTTCCTGCCAGGCAATCAATTTACGCAACCAGGCAATCCGCCCTTCATAACCGGAGCGGCCTGCGACTACCGCACCCTCTTTATACTTCCAGTGCGCAGCGACGCCCAGTTCAGCATCTTCATGCATCTGGCGGGTACGAATTTGAATTTCGAGCGTTTTACCGCGCGGCCCCAGCACTACCGTATGGATCGACTGATAACCATTGGGTTTGGGGTTGGCGACATAATCGTCAAACTCATCAGGTAAATGACGGAAATGGGTATGAACAATACCAAGCGCGGCATAGCAATCCTGCAAGCGCTCAACCACCACCCGTACAGCTCGCACATCAAACAGTTCATCGAAAGCCAGCGACTTCTTCTGCATCTTGCGCCAGATGCTGTAAATATGCTTGGGGCGACCATAAATGTCGGCTTTGATCCCCTCTGCCGCCATGGCTGTGTGTAATGAAGCCACAAAGTCATCAATGAATTGCTCACGATCGATACGGCGCTCATGGAGTAATTTGGCGATTTGCTTATATTCATCCGGGTGCAGATAGCGGAAGCAGAAGTCTTCCAGCTCCCACTTGATCTGGCCAATACCCAAACGGTTAGCCAATGGAGCATAAATATTCGAACACTCTTTAGCCGCCAGCA
It encodes the following:
- the eno gene encoding phosphopyruvate hydratase, translating into MSKIVKVIGREIIDSRGNPTVEAEVHLEGGFVGLAAAPSGASTGSREALELRDGDKSRFLGKGVLKAVAAVNGPIAQAVIGKDAKDQANIDKIMIDLDGTENKSQFGANAILAVSLAAAKAAAASKGMPLYEHIAELNGTPGKFSMPLPMMNIINGGEHADNNVDIQEFMIQPVGAKTLKEAVRIGSEVFHTLAKVLKSKGMSTAVGDEGGYAPNLGSNAEALAVIAEAVKQAGYELGKDVTLAMDCAASEFYKDGKYVLAGEGNKAFTSEEFTHFLEDLTKQYPIVSIEDGLDESDWAGFKYQTEVLGDKIQLVGDDLFVTNTKILKEGIEKGVANSILIKFNQIGSLTETLAAIKMAKDAGYTAVISHRSGETEDATIADLAVGTAAGQIKTGSMSRSDRVAKYNQLIRIEEALGDRAPFNGLKEVKGQ
- the pyrG gene encoding glutamine hydrolyzing CTP synthase, which gives rise to MTTNYIFVTGGVVSSLGKGIAAASLAAILEARGLNVTIMKLDPYINVDPGTMSPTQHGEVFVTEDGAETDLDLGHYERFIRTKMTRRNNFTTGRIYSEVLRKERRGDYLGATIQVIPHITNAIKERIIEGGEGHDVVLVEIGGTVGDIESLPFLEAIRQMAVDVGREHTLYMHLTLVPYLAAAGEVKTKPTQHSVKELLSIGIQPDVLICRSDRAVPANERAKIALFCNVPEKAVISLKDVDSIYKIPGLLKSQGLDDYICKRFSLTCPEANLAEWEQVLYEESNPGGEVTIGMIGKYVELPDAYKSVIEALKHGGLKNRLTVNIKLIDSQDVEARGEEMLKGLDAILIPGGFGYRGVEGKVLAARYAREHNIPYLGICLGMQVALMEFARNVAGMENANSTEFVPDCKYPVVALITEWRDEDGNVEVRTEESDLGGTMRVGGQQCHLTDGSLVRQMYGEPTIVERHRHRYEVNNMLLKQIEAAGLRVAGRSADNKLVEIIELPNHPWFVACQFHPEFTSTPRDGHPLFAGFVKAAGEYQKRQVK
- the mazG gene encoding nucleoside triphosphate pyrophosphohydrolase gives rise to the protein MNQNHPTTDSTALALQRLLDIMRTLRDPEHGCPWDRKQTFDTIAPYTLEETYEVLDAIQRKDFDDLRDELGDLLFQVVFYAQMGQEQGLFAFDDVCHAISDKLVRRHPHVFPDAPQNASDAIISSDTALAGWESRKAEERAEKALYSALDDIPDALPALMKAHKIQKRCASVGFDWDTLGPVLDKVYEEIDEVMFEARQAVVDEEKLGEEIGDLLFATVNLSRHLGHKAENALQAANRKFERRFRQVEQIVTASGKTMESATLDEMESAWQGVKQQETEM
- the relA gene encoding GTP diphosphokinase, producing the protein MVAVRSAHLNPAGEFALDDWIASLGLSNPQSGERLAETWRYCEQQTQNHPNASLLLWRGLEMVEILSTLSMDNDSMRAALLFPLVDANVVDEATLTEQFGKSITYLVHGVRDMDAIRQLKATHNDSMSSEQVDNVRRMLLAMVEDFRCVVIKLAERIAHLREVKDAPEDERVLAAKECSNIYAPLANRLGIGQIKWELEDFCFRYLHPDEYKQIAKLLHERRIDREQFIDDFVASLHTAMAAEGIKADIYGRPKHIYSIWRKMQKKSLAFDELFDVRAVRVVVERLQDCYAALGIVHTHFRHLPDEFDDYVANPKPNGYQSIHTVVLGPRGKTLEIQIRTRQMHEDAELGVAAHWKYKEGAVVAGRSGYEGRIAWLRKLIAWQEEMADSGEMLDEVRSQVFDDRVYVFTPKGDVIDLPAGSTPLDFAYHIHSDVGHRCIGAKISGRIVPFTYQLQMGDQIEIITQKQPNPSRDWLNPNLGYVTTSRGRSKIHNWFRKQDRDKNILAGRQMLDDELEHLDISLKEAEKLLVPRYNMNSMDEVLAAIGGGDIRLNQMVNFLQGKLNKPTAEEADLEALRHLNNKHQPAPRNASKDSGRIVVEGVGNLMHHIARCCQPIPGDEIIGFITQGRGISIHRADCEQLAELQSHAPERIVDAVWGESYSSGYSLVVRVTANDRSGLLRDITTILANEKVNVLGVASRSDTKKMVATIDMDIEIYNLQVLGRVLAKLNQLPDVIDARRLHGN